One Papaver somniferum cultivar HN1 chromosome 10, ASM357369v1, whole genome shotgun sequence genomic window carries:
- the LOC113316351 gene encoding disease resistance protein SUMM2-like has translation MEIVGPVVDIISCLWNCSAVHGKYYPCEIKQNVKSLKNLIIKLRERRDDVKERVDIAESNPTKPVKRTHEVGGWLPRVEALEQQVENILREVESAYNGGGSYFCCWGRKNCCSGYRLGKLVVEKINAVEKLLEEGNFNAVVEESQPDPIREICTNKTLGMDQKLEHVWSLLVDETSPVRVIGLHGMGGVGKTTLIMNLNNEFLKRNHPFDSVIWAVVSKDFDVKNIQNQIGKSLGLSWSEETIDDRAKDLTQVLKNKKFVLFLDDIWKRVDLQIIGIQSQELTKSRVVFSTRCESVCGCMKADEIIKVNCLDWNDSWRLFQQNVGQRALSFHTDVSNLSKKVAKECLGLPLALIAIGRTMATKLTLQEWKHAHNVLKKSASEFSGMVDEVLVILKFSYDNLQNEKLKSCFLCCSLYPEDYLIGKDKLIRLWLGEGFLDEVDDMDEAYTEGHDVIDSLKSARLLENGPCNCCMEDSVKMHDVVHDLAIWIASDIWERKGKHLAVQAGSKLKLREWKKAEKISLIGNISIKQLSGAPNCLYLSTLLLQSSNVRTISDDFFQCMPMLKVLDMSGGKIREKLPPSIFSLTELEYLDLSCVDRRNISRIELSPQTLGCLTKLKMLDLFNSQIYNWEELGGPSLSDLECLKALDYLGINLETVVALQKLVSIHKLQLSTKLLLVNRCEGITTLVLSPMSLPSSPISSIVSLASMVSLKSLHLKMCDELEELRIMSCVGMEDNVTLLMTLEKLYIDSIWNCQRLCGMCLEGQGFCFLILKDVSIMYYPKVKDVSWLIYAQNLEKLELFCLQELEEVISDRFAGEDMLSNVFSRLKHLKLHGLRNLKKISFGSYAESKRIIYAPYAAAEHDEVKGD, from the exons ATGGAGATTGTTGGTCCCGTCGTCGACATAATCTCTTGTCTATGGAATTGTTCTGCTGTCCATGGAAAGTATTATCCCTGTGAAATAAAACAAAACGTGAAATCTCTTAAAAATTTAATTATCAAATTAAGAGAACGAAGGGATGATGTGAAGGAGAGGGTTGATATTGCAGAATCAAACCCAACAAAACCAGTGAAACGTACCCATGAAGTCGGCGGTTGGCTTCCTCGTGTAGAAGCTTTGGAACAACAAGTAGAAAATATTTTACGAGAAGTAGAAAGTGCTTATAATGGAGGCGGCAGCTATTTTTGTTGTTGGGGTCGAAAGAATTGTTGCAGTGGTTACAGACTTGGGAAATTGGTAGTGGAAAAGATAAATGCAGTAGAGAAATTGTTGGAGGAAGGTAACTTCAATGCCGTTGTTGAAGAATCTCAACCCGATCCTATTCGAGAGATATGCACCAATAAAACTCTTGGAATGGACCAAAAGCTTGAGCATGTATGGAGTTTATTGGTTGATGAGACAAGTCCTGTGAGAGTTATAGGCTTACATGGAATGGGTGGTGTTGGAAAGACTACTCTTATAATGAATCTGAACAATGAGTTTCTTAAAAGAAACCATCCTTTTGATTCAGTCATTTGGGCTGTGGTGTCGAAAGATTTCGATGTAAAAAATATTCAAAATCAGATCGGCAAGTCACTTGGGTTGTCTTGGTCAGAAGAAACTATAGATGATAGAGCCAAAGATCTGACCCAAGTGTTGAAGAACAAAAAGTTTGTGTTGTTCTTAGATGATATATGGAAaagagttgatttacaaataatTGGAATTCAATCTCAAGAGCTAACCAAATCTAGAGTTGTATTCTCAACCAGATGCGAGTCGGTGTGTGGGTGCATGAAAGCTGATGAAATCATCAAAGTAAATTGCTTAGATTGGAATGATTCTTGGCGTCTTTTTCAACAAAATGTCGGTCAAAGAGCGCTAAGTTTCCATACTGATGTATCCAATCTTTCTAAGAAAGTTGCCAAAGAATGTCTTGGTCTTCCGCTAGCACTGATCGCTATTGGTCGAACCATGGCTACAAAATTAACTCTTCAAGAGTGGAAACATGCACACAATGTTTTGAAGAAATCAGCATCTGAGTTTTCCG GCATGGTTGATGAAGTGCTGGTTATTTTGAAGTTTAGTTATGATAATTTGCAAAATGAAAAGTTGAAGTCTTGTTTCTTATGTTGCTCCTTATACCCAGAAGACTATTTGATAGGTAAGGATAAACTAATTAGACTTTGGTTAGGAGAAGGATTCTTAGATGAAGTTGATGATATGGATGAAGCTTATACCGAAGGTCATGATGTAATTGATAGTCTTAAAAGTGCGCGTTTGCTAGAAAATGGTCCCTGTAACTGTTGTATGGAAGATTCGGTGAAGATgcacgatgtagttcatgatttGGCAATTTGGATAGCCTCAGATATCTGGGAAAGAAAAGGTAAGCATTTAGCAGTTCAAGCAGGAAGCAAGCTAAAGCTCCGTGAATGGAAGAAGGCAGAGAAGATATCTCTAATAGGAAATATCTCTATCAAACAACTTAGTGGAGCACCAAATTGCTTGTATCTCTCAACTTTGTTGCTTCAAAGCAGTAACGTGCGTACTATATCTGATGACTTTTTCCAATGCATGCCCATGCTTAAAGTTTTAGATATGTCCGGTGGGAAAATCAGGGAGAAGCTACCACCAAGCATTTTCTCGCTAACGGAATTAGAGTACCTTGATCTATCATGTGTCGACCGTAGAAATATTTCTAGAATTGAACTAAGTCCACAAACTTTGGGTTGTCTTACAAAATTAAAGATGTTGGACTTATTTAATTCACAGATATACAACTGGGAAGAATTAGGTGGACCAAGTCTGAGCGACTTGGAATGCTTAAAAGCATTGGATTATCTCGGAATCAATCTAGAGACGGTTGTTGCACTTCAAAAATTGGTAAGTATCCACAAATTGCAATTGTCCACAAAATTGCTGCTAGTCAACAGATGTGAGGGTATTACAACTCTCGTTTTGTCACCGATGTCTTTACCATCATCACCAATATCATCAATAGTTAGCCTGGCAAGCATGGTTAGTTTAAAATCACTACATCTCAAAATGTGTGATGAGTTAGAAGAGCTGAGAATCATGAGTTGCGTAGGTATGGAAGATAATGTTACTTTGCTTATGACTTTGGAGAAACTTTATATTGATAGCATATGGAATTGTCAAAGATTGTGTGGGATGTGCCTCGAAGGTCAGGGATTCTGCTTTTTGATCCTTAAAGATGTAAGTATTATGTATTATCCTAAAGTGAAGGATGTATCATGGTTGATTTATGCTCAAAATCTTGAGAAGCTTGAACTGTTTTGTCTACAAGAATTGGAAGAGGTAATATCTGATAGGTTTGCAGGAGAAGACATGTTAAGTAACGTGTTTTCAAGACTAAAGCATTTGAAGTTGCATGGGCTCAGGAACCTAAAGAAGATAT CATTTGGTTCCTATGCTGAATCAAAAAGAATCATTTATGCTCCTTATGCTGCAGCCGAACATGATGAAGTTAAGGGAGATTAA
- the LOC113316352 gene encoding oligopeptide transporter 3-like — MESSKERTHYVQESSDDHSPIEEVRLVVPETDDPSIPVMTFRVWFLGTLSCTILIFLNTFFTYRAQPLTISAILMQIIVLPIGKFMASVLPKRNIIILGKSFSLNPGPFNMKEHVIITIFANCGVSSGGGDAYSIGAITVMKAYYKQSLNFLCALLIVLTTQILGYGWAGMLKRFLVDPAEMWWPSNLAQVSLFRALHEKETNSRGLTRMKFFLIFMGASFAYYAFPGYLFTMLTFFSWVCWIWPHSITAHQVFSGKNGLGIGAFTLDWAGISAYHGSPLVTPWVSILNIAVGFIMFVYIIIPLCYWKYNTFDYRRFPMFSNKLFTHTGQIYDTSKILTPQYDLNIAAYENYGKLYLGPLFALSIASGFARFSATIVHVALFHGSDIWKQTKSAWNKVNVKLDIHAKLMKAYEEVPQWWYLILLGGSIGLSFLMSFIWPKDIQLPWWGMLFAFVLAFVVTLPIGVIQATTNQQPGYDIIAQFMFGYILPGKPIASLLFKIYGRISTVHALSFLSDLKLGHYMKIPPKCMYTAQLAGTIIAGVVNLGVCWWMLDNIENICVDDAQHPDNPWTCPKYKVTFNASVIWGLIGPNRLFGAGGMYQNLVWLYLVGAILPVPIWVMSKIFPEKKWIPLINIPLISYGFAGMPPATPTNIACWLITGMIFNYFVFKYRKGWWKKYNYVLSAALDTGTAFMGVLLFFALQNEKVNLKWWGTELDHCPLATCPTEPGIVVKGCPVF; from the exons ATGGAGTCATCAAAAGAGAGAACCCATTACGTTCAAGAATCATCAGATGATCATTCACCGATAGAAGAAGTTAGACTAGTAGTACCAGAAACAGATGACCCATCAATACCCGTAATGACGTTTAGGGTATGGTTTTTAGGTACACTTTCGTGTACCATACTCATATTTTTAAACACATTCTTCACTTATCGTGCTCAACCATTAACAATATCAGCCATCTTGATGCAAATAATAGTATTGCCCATTGGTAAATTTATGGCATCGGTACTTCCAAAAAGGAATATAATAATTCTCGGCAAAAGTTTTAGTTTAAATCCTGGACCTTTTAATATGAAAGAGCATGTTATTatcacaatctttgcaaactgtggtgtTTCTAGTGGAGGTGGTGATGCTTATTCTATTGGTGCTATTACTGTCATGAAAGCTTATTATAAACAAAGCTTGAACTTCCTTTGCGCTCTTCTTATTGTCTTGACTACTCAG ATATTGGGGTATGGATGGGCAGGGATGTTGAAGAGGTTTTTGGTTGATCCAGCTGAAATGTGGTGGCCATCAAACCTTGCTCAAGTTTCTTTGTTCAG AGCTCTCCATGAGAAGGAAACCAATTCCAGGGGCCTAACAAGAATGAAATTCTTCCTCATTTTCATGGGGGCAAGTTTCGCTTACTACGCTTTCCCTGGTTATCTTTTCACAATGTTGACATTCTTTTCTTGGGTATGCTGGATATGGCCCCATAGCATTACTGCTCATCAGGTTTTTTCTGGTAAAAATGGACTTGGTATAGGTGCTTTCACTCTTGATTGGGCAGGAATTTCAGCTTACCATGGTAGTCCACTTGTTACACCATGGGTTTCAATACTCAACATTGCAGTTGGATTCATCATGTTCGTTTACATAATCATTCCTCTCTGTTATTGGAAATATAATACTTTTGATTACAGAAGGTTTCCAATGTTTTCGAATAAACTTTTCACTCATACTGGTCAAATCTACGATACCAGCAAGATCCTGACACCACAATATGATCTTAATATTGCGGCTTATGAAAATTATGGCAAGTTATATCTCGGCCCATTATTTGCTCTTTCTATTGCGTCCGGATTCGCAAGATTTTCAGCTACTATCGTTCATGTTGCTCTCTTTCATGGAAG TGACATTTGGAAACAGACTAAATCAGCATGGAACAAGGTGAATGTGAAATTAGACATACATGCAAAACTAATGAAGGCTTACGAAGAAGTTCCTCAGTGGTGGTATCTCATTCTCTTGGGAGGAAGCATTGGTTTGTCTTTCTTAATGTCGTTCATTTGGCCAAAAGATATTCAGCTTCCTTGGTGGGGGATGCTTTTCGCATTTGTATTGGCTTTTGTCGTTACCTTACCCATTGGAGTCATCCAAGCAACTACTAACCAA CAACCTGGATACGACATAATAGCCCAATTTATGTTTGGTTATATCCTACCAGGAAAACCCATTGCTAGTCTTCTTTTCAAAATATATGGCCGTATCAGTACTGTTCATGCACTCTCGTTTTTGTCGGATCTGAAACTTGGTCACTACATGAAAATCCCACCTAAGTGTATGTACACCGCGCAG CTTGCTGGAACAATTATAGCTGGTGTAGTCAACCTTGGTGTTTGTTGGTGGATGCTTGATAATATCGAAAACATATGTGTAGATGATGCTCAACATCCCGATAATCCATGGACTTGTCCAAAATACAAAGTCACCTTCAATGCTTCTGTTATATGGGGTCTGATCGGACCAAACAGATTATTCGGAGCTGGTGGAATGTAtcaaaacttggtgtggttgtaCCTCGTTGGAGCTATTTTGCCAGTACCAATTTGGGTGATGAGCAAAATCTTCCCCGAGAAGAAATGGATTCCATTGATCAATATACCGCTGATATCGTATGGATTCGCTGGCATGCCTCCAGCAACTCCTACAAATATTGCTTGTTGGCTAATCACAGGGATGATATTCAACTACTTTGTGTTCAAGTACAGGAAAGGGTGGTGGAAGAAATACAATTACGTTTTGTCGGCAGCATTGGATACTGGAACAGCCTTCATGGGTGTGCTACTGTTCTTCGCACTACAAAATGAGAAAGTGAATTTAAAGTGGTGGGGGACCGAGCTTGATCACTGTCCCTTAGCTACTTGCCCAACCGAACCTGGTATTGTGGTTAAAGGGTGCCCAGTTTTTTAG